The proteins below are encoded in one region of Metabacillus dongyingensis:
- the tatC gene encoding twin-arginine translocase subunit TatC, whose product MKDQEVALTVHLEELRKRLIYILASFLVFFAVSFAFVEQIYSWLVKDLEFKLALLGPGDVLWIYFKISAVCSIALTIPLAAYHVWRFVLPALQEHERKATFMLIPALFLLFILGISFGYFLVFPIVLSFMQELAGEGFQQFYTSEKYFSFLISLTVPFGILFELPVVILFLTAIGILNPQMLKKSRKIAYFVILITSVLITPPDLISDILVLVPLVLIYEVSINLSSFIYRKKLLKTETLSS is encoded by the coding sequence ATGAAGGATCAGGAAGTTGCATTAACAGTACACCTAGAGGAATTGAGAAAAAGGCTTATCTATATCCTTGCAAGTTTTTTGGTCTTCTTCGCTGTATCATTTGCTTTTGTAGAGCAAATCTACAGTTGGCTGGTTAAAGACTTAGAATTTAAGCTCGCCTTACTTGGACCAGGAGATGTTTTATGGATTTATTTCAAGATATCAGCCGTATGTTCGATTGCTCTTACCATACCTTTAGCTGCATACCATGTTTGGCGGTTTGTTTTGCCTGCTCTTCAAGAGCATGAAAGAAAAGCAACCTTTATGCTCATTCCAGCTCTGTTTTTACTATTTATTCTCGGAATTTCCTTTGGCTATTTTCTTGTGTTTCCTATTGTTCTATCATTCATGCAAGAATTAGCAGGAGAAGGATTTCAGCAATTTTATACGTCTGAAAAGTACTTTAGTTTTCTGATCAGCCTGACTGTTCCTTTTGGAATATTGTTTGAACTGCCTGTCGTCATTCTGTTTTTAACCGCGATAGGAATTTTAAATCCGCAGATGTTAAAAAAATCCAGAAAGATTGCATATTTTGTTATTCTCATAACGTCTGTGTTAATTACACCTCCGGATTTAATTTCAGACATACTCGTATTAGTTCCGCTTGTATTAATCTATGAAGTTAGTATCAATTTGTCATCCTTTATTTATCGAAAAAAATTATTGAAGACCGAAACCCTTTCTTCATGA
- the tatA gene encoding twin-arginine translocase TatA/TatE family subunit codes for MIQNIGIPGLILILVIALIIFGPSKLPEVGRAFGNTLKEFKNATKDLVSSDSKKEDEKL; via the coding sequence ATGATACAAAACATCGGTATTCCAGGGCTAATTCTTATTTTAGTCATAGCACTAATTATTTTTGGTCCATCAAAACTTCCTGAAGTTGGACGTGCTTTCGGCAACACGTTAAAGGAATTTAAAAATGCGACAAAGGATTTAGTATCTTCAGACTCTAAAAAGGAAGATGAAAAACTTTAA
- a CDS encoding ATP-binding protein: MKYTGQIGLVIISILFTSYQKVVGQEPFFTIDFFIFTLIAWLVGWQYDTAKYYGKKERANETSYKQMIDSLPESVLIHRDNKIVYLNKAAVSMLGAASKDEIIGRYLFDFIVQEYKAPLLERINQVKNEKQPLNNIEHKFKRSDGSTFYFELSLLNIIFGEKEAVLSIGKDITERKVKTEQMLQKSEKLALLGQMAAGIAHEIRNPLTSIKGFIQLLKSNHPDEEYYTIMLSELDRINAIVSEFLVLAKPNAVVFEERDVKVLIKDVVTLINSQSILNNVQIFSEFDRDLPKVFCAEGQLKQVFLNIFKNAIEAMPRGGNIDVKVELKGDFEISIQIIDQGIGISRERISTLGEPFYTTKEKGTGLGLMTCYRIIESHNGTLSFLSKENEGTTVEIILPAVINKESHSRDMADTLGI; the protein is encoded by the coding sequence ATGAAATACACGGGACAGATTGGTTTGGTGATTATTTCAATTTTATTTACAAGCTACCAAAAGGTTGTGGGACAAGAACCTTTTTTTACGATAGACTTTTTTATTTTCACCCTTATTGCTTGGCTGGTCGGATGGCAATATGATACCGCTAAATATTATGGAAAAAAAGAACGTGCGAATGAGACAAGCTATAAACAGATGATTGATTCGTTGCCTGAATCGGTTTTGATTCACCGGGATAATAAGATTGTTTATTTAAATAAAGCTGCTGTCAGCATGCTTGGAGCTGCAAGCAAGGATGAAATAATCGGCAGATATTTGTTTGATTTTATTGTACAGGAGTATAAAGCCCCTTTGCTGGAACGAATTAATCAGGTAAAGAATGAGAAACAGCCATTAAACAATATTGAACATAAATTTAAACGTTCCGATGGATCGACATTTTACTTTGAATTGTCTTTATTGAATATTATATTTGGTGAAAAAGAGGCTGTCCTTTCAATAGGAAAGGATATTACTGAAAGGAAAGTAAAAACAGAACAGATGCTTCAAAAATCTGAGAAACTCGCTCTTTTGGGACAAATGGCAGCTGGTATTGCTCATGAAATTCGTAATCCACTCACTTCAATAAAAGGATTTATTCAATTGTTAAAATCCAATCATCCTGATGAAGAGTACTACACTATTATGTTATCTGAGCTAGATCGAATAAATGCTATAGTGAGTGAATTTCTAGTTCTTGCAAAACCGAATGCTGTCGTTTTTGAAGAGCGAGATGTAAAAGTATTAATAAAAGATGTTGTTACCTTAATTAACTCTCAGTCAATTCTAAATAATGTTCAAATCTTCTCAGAATTTGACAGGGACTTGCCCAAGGTATTCTGCGCAGAAGGTCAATTAAAACAAGTATTTTTAAATATTTTTAAGAACGCTATTGAAGCCATGCCAAGGGGCGGAAATATTGATGTGAAGGTTGAGCTGAAGGGAGATTTTGAGATTTCTATCCAGATTATCGATCAGGGAATTGGTATTTCAAGAGAGCGGATTTCTACACTTGGAGAGCCATTTTATACAACAAAGGAGAAAGGAACGGGTCTCGGGCTAATGACCTGCTATCGAATTATTGAGAGTCATAATGGGACATTATCATTTCTAAGTAAAGAAAATGAAGGAACAACCGTTGAGATTATTTTGCCTGCCGTAATTAATAAAGAAAGCCATTCTCGGGATATGGCTGACACTCTTGGAATTTGA